In Rhodanobacter denitrificans, a single window of DNA contains:
- a CDS encoding autotransporter serine protease, with amino-acid sequence MSILPNRRLLTVALATALSAALSACGGGGGGSNVRPTPPPPPPAPAPAPAPAPAPAPAPGPTPSTDCASYAGIQCNQLTPANVVRAWAVGGTATSNQGQGVKVGILDTGADATNAGLTNRISWFKDYVTPSNTTPTDPNGHGTSIAEILGGVANPNGVINASTGTTAYPFEGGVAPQSSLYIARVGDATGTFQSTLVPAALNDLMAQGVRLFNNSYGSTTAITSVTASDSTVQWDAQNLGPIISGGGLMVFAAGNDGHSQPSIEAGLPYYVPTLQKGWLAVVNVALDGNGHVTGLATPTGDASNACGVAAAWCLAAPGYDTFTPVANTEFKTGAGNGTSASAAVVSGVAALVWQRFPWMTANNVQETLLGTATALGDPALFGYGLVDAAAAVHGPGKFDWGVFDATVPSGTSATFSNAISGTGSLQLDGAGSLTLSGADTYSGGTVINGGTLSVDGSLASDVTVNAGGTLAGAGVIHANVTNSGTVSTAGGALAIGGNYSPAATGNTAITIGTPLQVAGTATLNGSVVTATVPSTYTPKSVEPLVQASVLTGTFGKLALTGSVYLGGTLSYTATEADVALSRTSIASVATQYMPALATTQQTAQHIEGALQQADEWAVNDPSGHAAFLAAANEFLHAASTPEAVASINSLSGQILASSQALTFAQAGIVNRTLANRLQDAHGGGSGAWVQGTGVSGDIARSGYATGSYDGGGAIAGYDTTLGDQFTAGAALTWNRVASTYTLGAGSSSTRSEGVSLYGRYDTGTAYLAGRIGRDWVRADVNRWGLLGTQSAAIQSDRQDHLTAAYAEAGYALHGSFDVTPFVGIDAARLRRGAIDEQGAGGFGIAAGAHTFDQTAGILGARLGRVWSSDDGQISVQGYALWKHLFSGQSLGFTAAYAGAPDATFTLEGVNAPSNSGWVGIGIAADRGNGWSWFGNVDGQVAGHGTKAAAVSAGVRYRF; translated from the coding sequence ATGTCGATCCTGCCCAATCGTCGTCTCCTCACCGTTGCTTTGGCCACCGCCCTGTCCGCCGCGCTGAGCGCGTGCGGCGGTGGCGGTGGCGGCAGCAACGTTCGGCCGACCCCCCCGCCTCCGCCGCCGGCTCCGGCTCCTGCGCCGGCCCCTGCGCCCGCACCGGCCCCCGCTCCCGGCCCGACGCCGTCGACGGACTGCGCGAGCTACGCAGGCATCCAGTGCAACCAGCTCACCCCGGCCAATGTCGTCAGAGCATGGGCGGTCGGCGGCACGGCGACGAGCAATCAGGGTCAGGGCGTGAAGGTCGGCATCCTGGATACCGGTGCGGACGCCACGAACGCCGGTCTGACCAACCGCATCAGTTGGTTCAAGGACTATGTGACGCCGAGCAACACCACGCCGACCGATCCGAACGGCCACGGCACGTCGATCGCCGAGATCCTCGGTGGCGTCGCCAACCCGAACGGTGTCATCAACGCTTCGACTGGCACGACGGCGTATCCGTTCGAGGGCGGCGTTGCGCCGCAGTCCAGTCTCTACATCGCCCGTGTGGGCGATGCCACCGGCACGTTCCAGAGCACCCTCGTTCCCGCCGCACTGAACGACCTGATGGCCCAGGGCGTGCGCCTGTTCAACAACTCCTATGGTTCGACGACGGCGATCACCAGCGTCACGGCATCCGACAGCACCGTGCAGTGGGACGCGCAGAACCTCGGCCCGATCATCAGCGGGGGCGGCTTGATGGTGTTTGCCGCCGGCAACGATGGACATTCGCAGCCCAGCATCGAAGCGGGCCTGCCGTACTACGTGCCCACGCTGCAAAAGGGTTGGCTGGCCGTGGTCAACGTCGCGCTGGACGGCAACGGGCACGTTACGGGCCTGGCCACGCCCACGGGTGATGCGTCCAACGCTTGCGGCGTTGCTGCCGCCTGGTGCCTTGCCGCGCCTGGCTACGACACTTTCACGCCGGTGGCCAACACGGAGTTCAAGACGGGCGCAGGCAACGGCACGTCGGCATCCGCGGCGGTCGTGTCGGGCGTGGCCGCGCTGGTGTGGCAGCGGTTCCCGTGGATGACGGCCAACAACGTGCAGGAAACCCTGCTGGGTACGGCCACCGCACTGGGTGATCCGGCTCTGTTCGGCTACGGCCTGGTCGACGCCGCGGCGGCGGTCCATGGTCCGGGCAAGTTCGACTGGGGCGTGTTCGACGCCACCGTGCCCTCGGGCACGTCCGCCACCTTCTCCAACGCGATCAGCGGCACCGGCAGCCTGCAGCTCGACGGCGCCGGCTCGCTCACCTTGTCCGGTGCCGACACCTACTCGGGTGGCACCGTGATCAATGGCGGCACGCTGTCGGTTGATGGCTCGCTGGCCTCGGATGTGACCGTCAACGCTGGCGGCACTCTCGCCGGTGCTGGCGTCATCCATGCCAACGTCACCAACAGCGGAACGGTCAGCACCGCGGGCGGCGCGCTGGCGATCGGCGGCAACTATTCGCCGGCGGCGACGGGCAACACCGCCATCACGATCGGCACGCCCCTACAGGTTGCGGGCACGGCCACGCTCAATGGGTCCGTGGTGACGGCCACTGTGCCGTCCACCTACACGCCCAAGAGCGTGGAGCCGCTGGTGCAGGCCAGCGTGCTTACCGGCACGTTCGGCAAGCTGGCCTTGACCGGAAGCGTCTACCTGGGCGGCACGCTGTCCTACACGGCGACGGAAGCTGATGTCGCGCTGTCGCGAACCTCGATCGCCAGTGTCGCCACGCAGTACATGCCGGCGCTGGCTACCACGCAGCAGACCGCCCAGCACATCGAGGGCGCGCTGCAGCAGGCGGACGAGTGGGCGGTCAACGATCCGTCCGGCCACGCGGCGTTCCTTGCGGCGGCCAATGAGTTCCTCCATGCGGCTTCGACGCCCGAAGCTGTCGCCTCGATCAACAGCCTGTCCGGCCAGATCCTCGCATCGTCGCAGGCTCTCACCTTCGCGCAGGCGGGCATCGTCAACCGTACCCTGGCCAATCGTCTGCAGGACGCGCACGGCGGCGGGAGCGGGGCATGGGTGCAGGGCACTGGCGTGAGCGGCGACATCGCGCGCAGCGGGTATGCGACGGGCAGCTACGACGGCGGTGGCGCCATCGCCGGCTACGATACGACGCTCGGTGACCAGTTCACCGCGGGCGCGGCGCTGACCTGGAACCGCGTGGCGTCGACCTACACGCTGGGTGCTGGCAGCAGCAGCACGCGCAGCGAGGGCGTCTCGCTCTACGGTCGCTATGACACGGGCACCGCGTACCTTGCCGGCCGTATCGGGCGGGACTGGGTGCGGGCAGACGTCAACCGCTGGGGCCTGCTCGGTACGCAGAGTGCTGCGATCCAGAGTGACCGGCAGGACCACCTGACCGCGGCCTACGCCGAGGCTGGCTATGCCTTGCACGGCTCATTCGATGTCACGCCCTTCGTCGGTATCGACGCGGCACGCCTGCGCCGTGGCGCGATCGACGAGCAGGGCGCGGGTGGCTTCGGCATCGCTGCCGGCGCGCACACCTTCGACCAAACCGCCGGCATCCTGGGCGCCCGGCTCGGCCGCGTGTGGTCCTCCGACGATGGACAGATCAGCGTGCAGGGCTATGCCCTGTGGAAGCACCTGTTCAGTGGCCAGTCCCTCGGCTTCACCGCGGCCTACGCGGGCGCCCCGGATGCCACCTTCACGTTGGAGGGCGTCAACGCGCCGAGCAACAGCGGATGGGTTGGCATCGGCATCGCTGCCGATCGCGGCAACGGCTGGTCGTGGTTCGGCAACGTGGACGGTCAGGTGGCTGGCCACGGCACCAAGGCGGCCGCTGTGAGCGCAGGCGTGCGGTATCGCTTCTAG
- a CDS encoding type 4 pilus major pilin: protein MNHSKITRRLQGGFNLVELAIVIAIVAVLIIIVMRSAGSTSSANKASNEVSAVSTIIQNAKKFKSGGTYGANTNLVPILINANQVPGAINNTGGTLSNQWGNAITVVGNGPTLLVTDNAVSGDACQAVVTGVSAGDTSMTVTVGSTAVAYTNGVITTAAAASACGTGAQTISFSVPD from the coding sequence ATGAACCACAGCAAGATCACGCGCCGTCTGCAGGGCGGCTTCAACCTGGTCGAGCTGGCGATCGTCATCGCCATCGTCGCCGTCCTGATCATCATCGTCATGCGGTCCGCCGGCTCGACGTCGTCGGCGAACAAGGCGTCGAATGAGGTGTCGGCCGTTTCGACCATCATCCAGAATGCCAAGAAGTTCAAGTCGGGCGGCACGTACGGCGCGAACACCAACTTGGTGCCAATCCTGATCAACGCGAACCAGGTGCCGGGCGCCATCAACAACACCGGTGGCACGCTGTCCAACCAGTGGGGCAATGCCATCACCGTCGTGGGCAACGGCCCGACGCTGCTGGTGACCGACAACGCCGTCTCGGGCGATGCGTGTCAGGCGGTGGTGACCGGCGTCTCCGCCGGCGACACCTCCATGACCGTGACGGTGGGGTCCACCGCGGTGGCCTACACCAACGGCGTCATCACCACGGCTGCAGCGGCCTCGGCCTGCGGCACCGGTGCGCAGACCATCTCGTTCAGTGTTCCCGACTGA
- the pilO2 gene encoding type 4b pilus protein PilO2, translating into MAAARDLAGKPIGGEASRNDKTLVRVTVGSLAYVSGLHWERVGASHGALRVVRDRGVRLGFRAAAIYRTDSVTQGGFARVDETATGACRSLAMAAIMVAGADAVIGLRVREGLYALTAVRAGVIVSGSDMAGALDDVRAEFAQLVEDALAQGKPYGRVIAPPELADNAEDVDVLKAIGSLKKPPEPLVSLTKAGVPGRAKLVLLAVAVVIAAAVGGALHIHSVHEAQAAAARAAEAAKAAAEQLAAMKKAQTPPPDPWSTSPTAPALEASCSEQLAKLPIAVGGWLLAGAECGYGHMSATYSRQDSATVADLIDAFKATLGLTPNINADGNSAGITVGFDAPPKSDEKLEDSVTATTVFVSHFQALGLSVPLTPVPPPVGPDPKNPLPPPPWKTFTFQINATPITATRTEHHPSLLLSGLDLRGLRVDSIAVARSDQTPFLTWTVGGHLYAR; encoded by the coding sequence ATGGCGGCAGCACGCGACTTGGCGGGGAAACCCATCGGCGGCGAGGCTTCGCGCAACGACAAGACGCTCGTGCGCGTTACCGTCGGCTCCCTGGCCTATGTGTCCGGGTTGCACTGGGAGAGGGTGGGTGCCTCGCATGGCGCCCTTCGGGTGGTGCGCGACCGCGGCGTGCGGCTGGGCTTCCGTGCTGCCGCGATCTATCGCACCGACTCGGTGACCCAGGGCGGCTTTGCCAGAGTGGACGAGACGGCCACGGGTGCGTGCCGGTCGCTGGCCATGGCGGCGATCATGGTCGCTGGCGCCGATGCCGTCATTGGTCTCCGGGTACGCGAGGGTCTGTACGCACTCACTGCGGTTCGCGCTGGCGTCATCGTGTCCGGCTCGGACATGGCAGGTGCCCTGGACGACGTCCGGGCAGAATTCGCGCAGCTCGTGGAGGATGCGCTGGCGCAGGGCAAGCCATACGGGCGGGTGATTGCGCCGCCGGAGCTTGCCGACAACGCCGAGGACGTTGATGTCCTGAAGGCGATAGGGTCGCTCAAGAAGCCGCCCGAGCCGCTGGTATCCCTGACGAAGGCTGGCGTACCGGGCAGGGCCAAGCTGGTTTTGCTGGCCGTGGCGGTGGTGATCGCGGCGGCTGTCGGTGGCGCGCTGCACATCCATTCGGTACACGAGGCGCAGGCCGCGGCCGCTCGCGCCGCCGAGGCTGCCAAAGCAGCCGCCGAGCAGCTGGCCGCGATGAAGAAGGCGCAGACGCCGCCACCCGATCCGTGGTCTACCTCGCCAACGGCGCCTGCACTCGAGGCCAGCTGCAGCGAGCAACTGGCCAAGCTTCCGATCGCGGTCGGCGGTTGGCTGCTGGCCGGCGCCGAGTGCGGATACGGCCACATGAGCGCGACGTACAGCCGGCAGGACTCGGCAACCGTGGCCGATCTGATCGACGCCTTCAAGGCGACCCTGGGCCTCACGCCAAATATCAACGCCGACGGAAACAGCGCCGGCATCACGGTGGGCTTTGACGCGCCGCCCAAGTCGGACGAGAAGCTCGAGGACAGTGTCACCGCAACCACTGTGTTCGTGAGCCATTTCCAGGCGCTTGGCTTGTCTGTGCCGCTGACGCCCGTCCCGCCCCCGGTCGGTCCTGATCCCAAGAATCCACTACCGCCGCCGCCGTGGAAGACGTTCACGTTCCAAATCAATGCCACCCCGATCACGGCGACCCGGACCGAACATCATCCGAGTCTTCTCCTGTCCGGCCTTGACCTTCGCGGGCTGCGCGTCGATTCCATCGCCGTCGCACGCTCGGATCAAACGCCGTTCCTGACGTGGACCGTCGGAGGCCACCTCTATGCGCGTTAA
- the pilV gene encoding shufflon system plasmid conjugative transfer pilus tip adhesin PilV, with protein sequence MTTRYLRHRQVSGFSLVELSIALVIMSIVVVGLVRWQMDQTKTVISTQVAREMRAIADAGMRYTIANEASIKAVTGPTTPFVATIPTLIASSYLPANTGTNNYYGQTFQLVVIKDAGGNLLPIIVSLGGQAMDGGTVRQVAQMITADGGAGGFIAAAANDTPGPGVAQGNAGWQVTLANYGLNPGAGHVVDAIFFTQQSAQTNVDLALHRVADAGSPGDNTMSTTLNMGANNITNVNTLQANAQIGAAGMSPNSGLPGGWWGGVHTWDLYAEGAIGIGSGGGLGAYITNTGEFVANGWYRTNGNSGWYSQSYGGGIYMSDASWVRIYNDKNFYTGGQVQAGTVVANGRVDAREYLQIDGKANAGWGCAPNGVMGQAADGTGMMQCKGGVWSMLAGVVDTTQVASPTSSCGGTGQYAVASCPAGYKITGGGHWLTRWAPGGTGADAAAPEQSRPAGNAWAVYGGGGAEGNSCWAAYAVCAK encoded by the coding sequence ATGACCACGCGCTACCTTCGCCACCGCCAAGTCTCCGGCTTTTCGCTGGTGGAACTCTCCATCGCGCTGGTGATCATGTCGATCGTGGTCGTCGGCCTCGTGCGCTGGCAGATGGACCAAACGAAGACCGTCATCTCGACGCAAGTCGCACGAGAGATGCGCGCAATTGCCGATGCCGGCATGCGCTACACCATCGCCAACGAGGCGAGTATCAAGGCCGTCACCGGGCCAACCACGCCATTCGTGGCGACGATTCCTACGCTGATCGCCAGCTCCTATCTGCCCGCGAACACGGGCACGAACAACTACTACGGCCAGACATTCCAGCTGGTTGTCATCAAGGACGCGGGCGGCAATCTGCTACCGATCATCGTGTCTCTGGGTGGCCAGGCGATGGATGGCGGGACCGTCCGCCAGGTTGCGCAGATGATCACAGCCGACGGCGGGGCTGGCGGCTTCATCGCCGCGGCGGCAAACGATACGCCCGGGCCCGGGGTTGCGCAGGGCAACGCCGGCTGGCAGGTCACGCTGGCGAACTACGGCCTCAATCCCGGCGCCGGCCACGTGGTTGACGCCATCTTCTTTACGCAGCAGTCCGCTCAGACCAATGTCGACCTTGCTCTGCACCGGGTCGCGGACGCTGGGTCTCCCGGCGACAACACGATGTCCACAACCCTCAACATGGGGGCAAACAACATCACCAACGTCAATACGCTGCAGGCCAACGCGCAAATCGGCGCGGCCGGCATGTCGCCCAACTCGGGCCTGCCCGGCGGCTGGTGGGGTGGTGTGCACACATGGGATCTATACGCCGAGGGCGCGATCGGCATCGGCTCCGGAGGCGGACTCGGTGCCTACATCACCAACACCGGCGAGTTTGTCGCGAACGGCTGGTACCGCACGAATGGCAACTCGGGCTGGTACAGCCAGTCCTACGGCGGCGGCATCTACATGTCGGACGCCTCGTGGGTTCGCATCTACAACGACAAGAATTTCTACACAGGCGGGCAAGTTCAAGCCGGCACCGTGGTCGCCAATGGCCGCGTCGATGCGAGGGAATATCTGCAGATCGACGGGAAGGCCAACGCCGGTTGGGGGTGCGCGCCCAACGGCGTCATGGGTCAGGCTGCCGATGGCACTGGCATGATGCAATGCAAAGGCGGTGTCTGGAGCATGCTTGCCGGTGTTGTTGATACCACCCAGGTGGCGTCGCCAACATCTTCTTGCGGTGGCACTGGCCAGTACGCCGTCGCGTCGTGTCCGGCTGGCTACAAGATCACGGGCGGCGGTCATTGGCTGACCAGATGGGCGCCCGGCGGTACCGGTGCTGATGCGGCGGCGCCGGAGCAAAGCAGACCCGCCGGCAATGCGTGGGCGGTTTACGGCGGAGGCGGTGCCGAAGGCAATTCCTGCTGGGCTGCGTACGCGGTATGCGCCAAGTAA
- a CDS encoding type IV pilus biogenesis protein, whose product MRVKTCAVLGLMLAIPCAIVMAQEAPSAPPVITLGQLADVTADLVIDSAQADLAEAQRAAGSRIEETGNTGHSSPSVAARPDAPSIDDVAHVGAMVYVTLHYGDGSVSSVPAGQLLPGGYRVEATNVGAQVVDDGSGLVLSRSGNPPSTRAPGPADVPTFPAMNSRPMPIAPPVATPPPPMPAPGPGIH is encoded by the coding sequence ATGCGCGTTAAGACCTGCGCCGTGCTCGGCCTGATGCTCGCCATCCCATGCGCCATCGTGATGGCCCAGGAGGCGCCGAGTGCACCACCCGTCATCACGCTTGGCCAGCTCGCCGACGTCACTGCCGACCTGGTGATTGACTCCGCACAAGCCGACCTTGCGGAGGCCCAGCGGGCGGCCGGCTCGCGAATCGAGGAGACCGGCAACACCGGCCACAGCTCGCCGTCGGTGGCCGCGCGCCCCGATGCTCCGTCCATCGACGACGTCGCGCACGTTGGCGCCATGGTCTACGTGACCCTGCATTACGGCGACGGCTCGGTCAGCAGCGTGCCGGCCGGGCAGCTTCTTCCCGGTGGCTACCGGGTCGAGGCGACCAACGTAGGCGCGCAGGTCGTCGACGACGGCTCCGGCCTCGTACTCAGCCGGTCTGGCAATCCCCCCTCAACGCGTGCGCCGGGACCGGCTGATGTGCCGACTTTCCCTGCGATGAACTCGCGGCCGATGCCGATCGCTCCCCCGGTGGCGACGCCGCCGCCGCCCATGCCGGCGCCCGGTCCCGGAATCCATTGA
- a CDS encoding type II secretion system F family protein, protein MMSLRDIFEAVDRARIRFEFGMDGRIDFYEQISQLYGNGIQLEEALKRIQLVASGGKPKSSNALAVIAQDCIAGIGAGLPFSDVMRRWITEDEASIIAAGEETGDLLGALERCVESSSRRKALIAGVTQPLALPLLLVFIEFGLLGFIAFYFAPQLLALAPIERFKGQTLQLLQLAVFVQNWWWAILIPLVVFVIAFVVSLPRWRGRSRDWDAISAAVEHDPTYRLAKPFRSLVDKYVPPYAIYRIYVASVFLDNVAQMQGQGIPLPRVLATVSKFASPWLQERVEDTLWGVNRGLPLGDALDAAGHEFPDAGSIAFIRVLESSDATGQALQRFTSRWMLQNTRKVSQIAMWLRLIVFLAFGLTLTLFFGAVYGVSQMGKS, encoded by the coding sequence ATGATGTCGCTGCGAGACATCTTCGAGGCCGTCGATCGGGCGCGCATTCGCTTCGAGTTCGGTATGGACGGCCGAATCGACTTCTATGAGCAGATTAGCCAGCTCTATGGCAATGGCATTCAGCTTGAAGAGGCGCTGAAGCGTATCCAACTCGTTGCGAGCGGTGGCAAGCCGAAGTCCAGCAATGCCTTGGCCGTCATCGCACAGGACTGCATTGCCGGCATCGGTGCCGGCTTGCCGTTCTCCGACGTCATGCGTCGGTGGATCACCGAGGATGAGGCGTCGATTATTGCCGCCGGCGAGGAAACGGGTGATCTGCTTGGCGCGCTGGAGCGTTGCGTGGAGAGCTCCAGCCGGCGTAAGGCGCTGATTGCCGGCGTCACCCAGCCGCTGGCATTGCCACTGCTGCTGGTATTCATCGAGTTCGGTCTGCTTGGCTTCATCGCGTTCTACTTCGCGCCGCAGCTTCTCGCGCTGGCACCGATCGAGCGCTTCAAAGGTCAGACACTGCAGCTGCTCCAGCTTGCGGTCTTCGTGCAGAACTGGTGGTGGGCCATCCTCATCCCGCTTGTCGTGTTCGTGATCGCTTTCGTCGTCTCGCTGCCGCGGTGGCGCGGCCGGTCTCGCGACTGGGATGCCATCAGCGCGGCCGTGGAACACGATCCCACCTACCGCCTCGCAAAACCGTTTCGGTCGCTGGTGGACAAGTACGTTCCGCCGTACGCGATCTACCGCATTTACGTCGCCTCCGTCTTCCTCGACAACGTGGCACAGATGCAGGGCCAGGGCATCCCGCTGCCGCGCGTGCTGGCCACCGTCTCGAAGTTTGCTTCGCCATGGCTGCAGGAACGCGTCGAGGACACCCTTTGGGGCGTGAACCGCGGTCTTCCTCTGGGCGATGCGTTGGACGCCGCCGGCCATGAGTTTCCGGATGCGGGATCCATCGCGTTCATTCGCGTCCTCGAATCCAGCGATGCGACGGGCCAGGCGCTACAGCGTTTCACCTCGCGCTGGATGCTGCAGAACACCCGCAAGGTTAGCCAGATTGCGATGTGGCTCCGCCTCATCGTGTTCCTGGCCTTTGGCTTGACGCTCACGCTGTTCTTTGGGGCGGTGTACGGCGTCAGCCAGATGGGCAAGAGCTGA
- a CDS encoding GspE/PulE family protein translates to MSAQLHTIATDAPAPAPQNRDAGVDVTRVLEDFPRILSNEPGPLRLDDPLQREVMCLCGKVDSNVAVLLVSSTHYQQGTDDRFTEYRSLARSQGVAARVIQTTVSQIASKYAGEDSAAASKLVDSHEKARVLAYIRQAAARNASDLKFQIVGDFCSVRLKVHGRSRSIGELSAEEGYRLIRSLYNSMVTQGQGDLNPRAMQDGQLRPEYAKLCGLTGSRIATRPAKDDGLLVTFRLLYASNRNGKSLTSLGYTPDQLELLDGMLRRKYGINLFTGVTGSGKSTSLVACMQKLLRDHHQELDLITIEDPVEYDIEGAGSLQTPMLYDIHDPVARAKAWGDALRNCLRHAPNVLMPGELRDGDGAVTAFNIALSGHQVWSTLHTFDVFSAIQRLIEMGVDASLVTNPALLTGVINQSLVRTLCPHCKVPLAEHRDRLEPHLLAQVDRLAHGHEIFIAGPGCRHCEFGVGDREVAAEVLVPNAELMQVYQKEGMLAARIHWVTRLGGVTRLAHALQKMRAGIVDPLHIEQDVDPLDTDFVTLGVWP, encoded by the coding sequence ATGAGCGCTCAGCTCCACACCATCGCTACGGACGCCCCAGCGCCGGCCCCGCAGAATCGGGACGCCGGCGTGGACGTCACCAGAGTCCTGGAGGACTTCCCGCGCATTCTTTCGAATGAGCCCGGCCCCCTGCGACTCGATGATCCCCTGCAAAGGGAGGTCATGTGCCTCTGCGGCAAGGTAGACAGCAATGTCGCCGTGCTCCTGGTGTCGTCGACGCACTACCAGCAGGGGACCGATGACCGATTCACCGAATACCGTTCCCTCGCACGCAGCCAGGGCGTTGCGGCGCGCGTCATCCAGACCACCGTCAGCCAGATCGCTTCGAAGTACGCGGGCGAGGACAGCGCTGCGGCGTCGAAGCTGGTGGACTCGCACGAAAAGGCGCGCGTGCTGGCGTACATCCGGCAGGCCGCGGCGCGCAATGCCTCGGATCTCAAGTTCCAGATCGTCGGCGACTTCTGCAGTGTGCGGTTGAAGGTCCACGGCCGCTCGCGTTCGATCGGCGAGCTGTCGGCCGAGGAGGGCTACCGGCTGATCCGCAGCCTCTACAACTCGATGGTCACGCAGGGACAGGGCGACCTGAACCCTAGGGCGATGCAGGACGGCCAGCTACGGCCAGAGTACGCAAAGCTCTGCGGCCTGACCGGATCCCGTATTGCCACGCGTCCAGCGAAAGACGATGGCCTCCTGGTGACCTTCCGCCTGCTCTACGCCAGCAATCGCAATGGCAAGTCGCTCACCTCGCTCGGCTATACCCCTGACCAGCTCGAATTGCTGGACGGCATGCTGCGCCGCAAGTACGGAATCAACCTGTTCACCGGTGTGACGGGCAGTGGCAAGAGCACCAGTTTGGTTGCTTGCATGCAGAAGCTGCTTCGCGACCACCATCAGGAGCTGGACCTCATCACCATCGAGGATCCGGTCGAGTACGACATCGAGGGCGCCGGTTCGCTCCAGACGCCCATGCTCTACGACATCCACGACCCGGTGGCGCGGGCGAAAGCGTGGGGCGATGCCCTGCGGAACTGCCTGCGCCATGCGCCGAATGTGCTGATGCCCGGTGAGCTGCGCGACGGCGACGGCGCAGTAACGGCCTTCAACATTGCCCTTTCCGGCCACCAGGTCTGGTCGACCTTGCACACGTTCGACGTCTTCTCAGCGATCCAGCGTTTGATCGAAATGGGTGTGGACGCGAGCCTGGTCACCAACCCGGCGCTCCTTACCGGCGTGATCAACCAGAGCCTGGTCCGCACGCTTTGCCCGCACTGCAAGGTGCCGCTGGCGGAGCACCGCGACCGACTCGAACCTCATCTGCTGGCGCAGGTAGACCGCTTGGCTCACGGCCACGAGATCTTCATCGCCGGTCCGGGCTGCCGGCACTGCGAATTCGGCGTCGGCGACCGCGAAGTCGCGGCCGAGGTGCTGGTTCCCAACGCCGAACTCATGCAGGTCTACCAGAAGGAGGGAATGCTCGCCGCCCGCATCCACTGGGTGACCCGCCTCGGCGGCGTGACGCGGCTGGCCCATGCATTACAGAAAATGCGTGCCGGCATCGTCGATCCGCTGCACATCGAGCAGGACGTTGACCCCTTGGATACGGATTTCGTCACGCTGGGAGTGTGGCCATGA
- a CDS encoding lytic transglycosylase domain-containing protein, which translates to MGGVLVLACLMGAPAHAQHSANECVAGAAQHYRVHPAVILAVMRQEGGRVGQVSTNRNGTYDIGPMQINSSHLSELSRYGISRAALLNDGCLNIYIGTWLLKREMVASGSLWSGIGQYHSHTPSLSIDYQWRIWRRLKQLADGR; encoded by the coding sequence ATGGGCGGCGTGCTGGTCCTGGCGTGCCTGATGGGTGCGCCTGCACATGCGCAACACTCCGCAAACGAATGCGTCGCGGGAGCGGCGCAGCATTACCGCGTGCATCCGGCCGTGATTCTGGCGGTCATGCGTCAGGAAGGCGGTCGAGTCGGTCAGGTGTCGACGAACCGCAACGGCACGTACGACATCGGTCCCATGCAGATCAATTCCTCGCACCTGAGCGAGCTGTCGCGGTATGGCATTTCCCGCGCCGCGCTGCTCAACGACGGCTGCCTCAACATCTATATCGGTACGTGGCTTCTCAAGCGCGAGATGGTCGCGTCAGGCTCCTTGTGGTCGGGCATCGGCCAGTACCACTCCCACACACCCTCTTTGTCCATCGACTACCAGTGGCGCATCTGGCGCCGCCTGAAACAGCTGGCGGACGGTCGGTGA